DNA sequence from the Armigeres subalbatus isolate Guangzhou_Male chromosome 1, GZ_Asu_2, whole genome shotgun sequence genome:
GGTGCTaagaatttggtttcatcagtacccgctaagctgcggtggacgacggaggtccttcgtagcttagtagggaaagcacctgtcatgcgaactggggtcgggatcaaaccccaccgaaggggcggttacctccaataccttttccgaactaaatctatcacatgttgtacatatgcataatcaagtttcagacatagtaattaatttccacccgggtggcttaatacccggcatataggcaattaactttgaatgtactgatctcgagtggcgatctcttcgcttgtgtggtcgttgggatctgacgaccaaactggcacaacatcacacaaccctacttcattgcgcgccgttgctgatgaagcaagtgtaggagccggacaatattaaatactcaccccacttggttgacattgtgtacaaaaatacatttgagagagttagttctgaaaatgtattgcgagagatcggccggtacctggtgctgggaatttggtttcatcagtacccgctaagctgcggtggacgacggaggtccttcgtagcttagtagggaaagcacctgtcatgcgaactggggtcgggatcaaaccccaccgaagggcggttaccctccaataccttttccgaactaaatctatcacatgttgtacatatgcataatcaagtttcagacatagtaattaatttccactccgggtggcttaatacccggcatataggcaattaactttgaatgtactacaAAATATGCTTCATGAACAAAATGAATTGGTCCGGTTGTTCAAGACATCACTAGATAAAATGCCATCAGACAATCATAAAATTGTGATTCATGCGGATAAGGCGCCTGTTGCGGAACATGCTAGACGATTTAATACACCGACTGTCGATGATATCGCAATCATTATTGTTGGTGAGAATTTGCCGTCACGTGATATTGTTCTTCATCGCCGCGATGATCAATTGAAGCGTATTTCGGAAACGCAATGCAGTATCCACTGTTATTTTGGCAAGGGGATGATGGATATCATTTCACAATCCCAATGATAGACCCATCTACAGGTGGGTAGAAAAGAAAATAAGCAGTTAATAGTAAAAAACATAAATGTctgttttcaaatctaattttgcAGGAACAGAAACAAATAAGAAAGTCAGTTCCATGAACTACTATGCGTACAGAATGATGGTTCGCGAAAATGATCCTAACCACATCCAGAAATatcgaaaactattccaccAGTACGCTGTAGATATGTACGTGAAAAACGAAACTGAGCGATTGACTTTCATACGATTGAATCAGCAAAAGCTTCGTTCGGAAGAATACATTCATCTGCGCGATGCAGTTAACGCTGATGGCAATATAAACAATTTAGGTAGAATGACGATTTTGCCAGCGACCTATATTGGAAGCCCCCGCCATATGCATGAATATGCACAAGATGCGATGTCTTACGTTCGTCAATATGGTCGACCCGATTTATTCATCACTTTTATACATGCAATCTGCAGTGGAATGAAATAAGGAAACTTTTGTTTCCAGGACAATCTCCTATTGATCGCCACGATATTACTGCACGCGTTTTCAAGCAAAAACTTAAGTCTCTTATGGATTACATAGTGAAGTATCGCGGTTTCGGTGCAATACGCTGCTACATGTATTCCGTAGAGTGGCAGAAACGAGGATTGCCACATGCCCACATTTTGATTTGGATGATAGACAAAATAAGACCTGATGAAATCGACCAGGTCATATCAGCGGAAATCCCCGACGCAAATGTCGATCCAAGATTGTTTGAGGTGGTGACGAAGAACATGATACATGGACCATGTGGGGCCTTTAACATGAATTCGCCATGTATGGtcgatggaaaaaaaatatccaagagCATTGATCGGTGAAACTGTAACCGGTAATGATGGCTATGCGTTGTATCGTCGACGATCAACTGATGACAATGGGAAACAGCAATTGTGAAATTAAATCGTCAGAACATTGAGGTAGACAATCGTTGGATAGTACCTTATTCCCCACTTTTGTCCAAAACATTCGAAGCACACATCAATGTGGAGTATTGTAATTCAGTGAAATCCATCAAATACATCTGCAAATACGTTAACAAGGGAAGCGATATGGCTATTTTTGGTGTAGATTCGGCAAATGCGAACGACGAAGTAACACAGTATCAAATGGGGCGTTATGTAAGCAGCAATGAGGcattttggagaattttttcATTTGCAATCCACGAAAGACATCCAACAGTACACAggcttttgtttttacacgctttttttttcgctcgtatttttgatcgtgtgacttcaatttaccaccaaactcttcgcaacatgtttcaaaaaatccagaataaatcgaagaaaaatcacatgataattaatatgcgttaaacatttaggatgagcggaaaattgagaaaatgtaaatcgtgtaaaaacaaaatccagtgtagttCATCTGGCTGTTCACCTCGAAAATGGACAACGAGTGTACTTCACAACGCAGAACGCGATTCATAGAGCAGACCGTCCTCCATCAACCACATTGACAAGTTTCTTTTCGATGTGTCAAAGTGATCCATTTGCCCGAACATTGCTAAATGCTGATTGTGAGGTGCATACATACCTTATACTTTTACATTCATTCCCCTTGCGTATGAttgttgatgacgatgatgacagaTTGATCGTGTTGATCAATCGCATACATCTGTCAACAAGTCAGTGCGAGCATTCGCCAGAAGTAGCGTCAGCATCCTATCAGGAAGTGCGGAGCTTCCTAAGCAAATAACTTGCAGTGCATAGATCGACGGCCATGTCGAGTGATTCCTCATAATGGATGGATATTTACACTGATATGCCACGCTACTATGTTTGGAATCAATCATTGAAAACGTTCAAAAGGCGCAAACAAGGTGCTCCTGTCGAAGGTCATCCAAATGTATTTTCAACTGATGCTTTAGGACGTATTTATACTGTGCATCCAAGTAACGATGAATGCTTTTATTTGCGATTGCTGTTGGTGAACGTTCGTGGACCACGATCATTCCAAGATTTGCGAACTGTCGATGGACAATTGTGTGCGACTTATCGTGAGGCGTGTCAACGATTGCGATTGTTGGAAAACGACGCACATTGGGATCACACACTTGCCGATGCTGTACTTTCATCACGTCCAAATCAGATACGCACACTATTTTCTATTATTATATCGTGCTTTCCTTCAATGCCGATTGATCTGTGGGAAAAATACAAGGACGATATGACTGAGGATATCTTACACCGAATGCGTCTCACAACTTCAAATCCACATCTAGAAATAGGAGTGGAAATATACAATGAAGCGCTCATTCTTATCGAGGACATCTGTTTAACGATGGTTAATAAAATGCTGACACAATTAGGAATGATTTCACCAAATCGTTCAATGCACGTTGCATTTAATCAAGAAGTGCAAAGAGAGCTTAATTATGATCGCGATGAATTAAAAGAAACTGTGCGATCGAACATTCCCAAGATGAATCACAACCAGAAAAGTGCGTATGACACCATTATAAAAGCTGTCAACGATGAAAGTGGCGGAATATACTTTTTGGACGCGCCTGGAGGCactggaaaaacatttttgatttCGCTGCTATTAGCAACAGTTCGATCGCAAAATAAAATCGCATTGGCGCTTGCGTCATCGAGTATTGCTGCCACCTTATTAGATGGTGGCCGAACAGCACACTCAGCACTTAAACTGCCGCTGAACATGCAAATCAACGAAAACCCCACATGTAACATTTCCAAAACATGCCCAATGGCCATAGTATTGCAGCagtgtaaaataatcgtttGGGACGAATGCACCATGGCTCACAAGAAATCATTGCAAGCGTTGGAACGGACATTACAGGATCTTCGGGACACGCGAATTCTGTTCGGCGGTGTCTTGATACTGTTGGCTGGTGATTTTCGCCAAACTCTACCAGTAATTCCACGATCCACGGCTGCTGATGAGATCAATGCATGTTTGAAATCATCGAATTTATGGCGGCATGTTAAAAcactaccctagcagcacacttgtTACACATTGGTCAcggcaacttatatgtgaccagattcagtcacaatcaagttgctgcaaccatttctgtctgacttgtgctgctcgggtaaaaTTATCTATAAACATGCGTGTGCAATTATTAACGACGTagtggagaacaacgtcgggtatatgagtcgaagtcgacggaacgattggttcgacgaagagtgcagacagattctggaggagaaggacgcaacgACGTagtggagaacaacgtcgggtaatgagtcgaagtcgacggaacgattggttcgacgaagagtgcagacagattctggaggagaaggacgcagcgcgggcggtcgcgctgcagcaaggtacccggaagaacgtggaacgctatagacggaagcggagacagcagacccgcctttttcaggagaagaaacgccgcctggaagaagcggagtgcgaggagatggaacagctgtgccgttctcaagatacacgtaagttctatcaaaagctcaacgcatcccgcaaaggcttcgtgccgcgagccgaaatgtgccgggataaggatgggagcatcttgatggacgaacgtgtggtgatcgaaaggtggaagcagcactacgaggaacatttgaatggcgctgagagtacaggcagtgaaagtcaaggcagcggaggagatgactacgtcagttcagcggacgatggaagccaaccagccccaccttgagggaagttaaggatgccatccaacagctaaagaccaataaagcagctggtaaggatggtatcggagctgagctcatcaaaatgggcccgaaaaagctagccacttgcctgcacaaattgatagtcagaatctgggaaactgaacaactaccggaggagtggaaggaagtggttatatgccccatctacaagaaggcgacaagctggggtgtgagaactttcgagcgatcaccatccttaatgccgcctacaaagtgatatcccagatcatcttccgtcgtctgtcaccattagtgaatgagttcgtgggaagttatcaggccggcttcgttgacggccgcttgacaacggaccagatctttactgtacggcaaatccttcaaaaatgccgtgaataccaggtcccaaagcatcatctgttcgttgattttaaggagctatggaaaattatggacgagaacaactttcctgggaagcttaccagactgatcaaagcaacggtggatggtgtgcaaaactgtgtgaagatttcgggcgaacactccagttcgtttgaatcgcgccgaggactaagacaaggtgatggactttcgtgcctgttgctcaacattgcgctagaaggtgtcatgcggagagccgggtgtaacagccggggtacgattttcaacagatccagtcaatttatttgtttcgcggatgacatggacattgtcggccgaacatttgcaaaggtggcagaactgtacacccgcctgaaacgtgaagcaacaaaagttggactggtggtgaatgcctcaaagacaaagtacatgcttgtggacggaacagagcgcgacagggcccgcctgggaagcagtgttacgatagacggggataccttcgaggtggtcaaggaattcgtctaactcggatccttgctaacggctgataacaatgtcagtcgtgaaatatgaaggcgcatcatctgtggaaatcgggcctactacggactccagaagaaactgcggtcaaaaaagattcgccactgcaccaaatgtgtcacgtacaagacgctaataagaccggttgttctctacggacatgaaacatggacaatgctcgaggaggacttgcaagcactcggagtgttcgagagacgggtgcttaggactatctttggcggtgtgtggcggcgaagaatgaaccaggagctcgcccaactctacggcgaacccagtatccagaaggtagctaaagccggaagggtacga
Encoded proteins:
- the LOC134206452 gene encoding uncharacterized protein LOC134206452, with product MPIDLWEKYKDDMTEDILHRMRLTTSNPHLEIGVEIYNEALILIEDICLTMVNKMLTQLGMISPNRSMHVAFNQEVQRELNYDRDELKETVRSNIPKMNHNQKSAYDTIIKAVNDESGGIYFLDAPGGTGKTFLISLLLATVRSQNKIALALASSSIAATLLDGGRTAHSALKLPLNMQINENPTCNISKTCPMAIVLQQCKIIVWDECTMAHKKSLQALERTLQDLRDTRILFGGVLILLAGDFRQTLPVIPRSTAADEINACLKSSNLWRHVKTLP